From the genome of Oryza glaberrima chromosome 1, OglaRS2, whole genome shotgun sequence:
AAGTGTAAAAGATTTGGTAACTGAAAGTGGTTTTGGATGGGATAACGAGAGAATGATGGTAGATGCACCAGATAGTGTTTGGGACACATTTGCTGCTCGCAAGAAGAGTAAGGACGCCCTCCAATGGCGAGACAAGTCTTTCCCATACTATGATGAATTGGCTGCACTTTACGATGGTTAGTGAAATAGACTTAGTGCTTTGTCAATTGAACAACAtactttatttatatttttgttgacCTGCTCTTTTGTCTTGAAATATAGGTCGTTATGCTGAAGGAAGGACTCGCCGTGGCATGGACTATTATGCAAGCAAGGCACATAATGCTTTTATTTCTGTTGATGAGAAGGTTGATTCTTATTAGACGGCATTACCTAGTTTACAAGGTCCAGGTGAATCTGGTTTGTGTTTCTCTGTTGAAGAAGAGGTTGAGGACAAAAAATTGGATTCTGCCCAGCAGCCATCAACACCTGTGCAACACATTAAATCCACACCAATGCCCACACAATCTTTTCACGAGAAGCCTAGCAATAAACGtccaaaaaaaacagaagataaCTACTGAACCTGTTGATGGATTTCATGAGAAATACCTACaattgaagaaggaagaaataGACCGCTTTGCAGCTATTGAGGAGAAGAAACTAGAGGATCCGTACAGCATTAACAAGTGCATCACAGCTCTTGAAGGGTTAGATGGTCTACAAACGAGTGACATTCTAATGGCATCAGATATATTCCAATCAAAGGATAACAGGGAAATTTTCCTATCATATTCTAGTGATGCACTACGGTTGGCTTGGATTACAAGGGAGATTGCACGTACCAACCCAAATTATCAGTTATAGAACTAGTACCTTTGGTCAGATTGCAGGAATGTTAATATTTTGGTCAGCTTGCAGCAACCCGGTATAGCATATTTTGGTTGCGGTGGTTAGAATATATTGGTCGGACCGCAGGAGCCCAGGTTAGCATATTTTGGTTATGTGGTGGTTAGCACATTTTGGTCAGACTGCAGGAGCCCAGGTTAGCGTATTTTGGTTATGTGGTGGTTACCATATTTATTCAGACTACATCAATGCTAATATACTGAGTAGGAAAAACTTATGAATAGATATATTAATGCAGTACAACATTAATATTCCAAGTACATGGGATGGTAATACAACTTGCAAGCCTCATCACTGTGTTCCTATCTTAAAGTTCTCCGTGATACGTACTGATCCCACATTTGTCATGCTATGTTATCTCGCATTTGATTTCCTGCTTCCCTAGAGTTATTAAATTCTTGTATATCAGCTTGGTAGTCATCGTCTCCATCTGGCACATCAACAATCTTGTCTTGATCAATATCCATGGTAGCATTACTAGGCCAAGTCATATTTCCATTCTGTAGGCGTATAAAGTTATGTAGAATAGCACATGCAACAGATATGTCAAcctgtttttcttttggaaaatgTGAAGCAACTTTCAGTATAGGAAATCTCATTTTCCATATGCCAATAATTCTCTCAACATGATTCCGAAGTTGAGCATGTCGAAGATTAAATAATTCCTTGTAATTTTGTGGCTTTTGACGAGCTCTACCTTGTTCTTTTAAATGATACCTAGTACCACGATATGGAGCTAGAAATTGCGGTGTATTTGCATAACCAGCATCTACGAGATAAAATTTACCACCAGGAACTTGAAAACCATGATTAAGTGCATCATGTAAAACTCTTGCATCTGAAGCTGATCCCTCCCATCCAGGATGTATATGTACAAACTTCAAATCAAAATCACAAGCAACCATACAATTTTGAGAGATTGTTTGCTTCCTATTTCTATATGGCTCTTGCTCATCCAATGGAAGTTTCATAGGGATATGAGTACCATCTATAGCACCAATACAATTCTACACAAGACATGTCAAAGTTATTTTTGTCCAGTTCATGAAAAAATAGGATATTCAAAATATGAAATCAGAACAACTTAACAAGTGGCCATACCTAAAAAAAGGGGTAAAATTGTGGTTTCCTCAAGATTGGATGTGGGTGTAGGGATGGTGCACGAATGTAGACAGATGTGAGATTTGTGATTGCTTCCAGCACTGCTTTGAAATATCTATGTATTGTATCTGGACTATGCTGAAACCAATCTTGAAGTGTTTCATTGGTTGCATTTTTTGCCACTGTATATAAGAATATAGCAATCTGCTCTTCTACTGAAACATATATTGTGTCAGTTAGGTACTCTTTCTCACGTAACTTATTGACTAGTGCATGAAAAATGTCGATCTCCATACGGAAGTTTCTTTTGCATAATCTTTCATGTCCTGTTAAAATCTCATGTACACGGCAACCCCCTGTAAGTTTTGACGTGTGCATTGGTCTCCTAATACAAGATGATTGTGATGAATGTCCTAAAGTAGGCAGAACAAAATGAATGAACTCATCATCACTTTCTGATATACGTCGGTAGCTTGGATTCATGGTGTGCAGATGCTACCAAACTGATGCTGTAAACTCAAATAGAAGAGAGCTAAAAATCAAGACTTTTGTTGAGGAAAAAACAATTTTGGTGCACCAGATGAACAAGTAGTACCTTGTTGTTACACGAGCAAGTAACGTCTAGCTATGGTGGCTAGACGATGAGTAAAGCTTCTGGAAAAATTATGCAGATAGTGAAGAGAAGAACAAAGGATCAGCAAGCTTCTTCCACAGTTGATGAGCAAATAGAAAGAACAGGGAGAATGGTGCACAAGGCTAACGAGGGCTATTTATGCACTTCAAAGCTAACGGCTAGTTGAGGGCCGATGTCAGTTGatgcaaacttaaaaaaatatatttcaaatgGCAGATTTCCTACACTTCTCCTGTGGTGTATCCGaatgcacattttttttcaattcctaAGGTTTAGCTTCCCATAGAATTGAACTCCACAACCATCTCTATTCCTTCATTTTTCCTAATCCTATGAATGAGAAAATCCATTAAAACGAATAAGCCCTAAATCTACTGACCCCAATATCGCCTTAGCCTTTTTGACACCAAAAGTTGCAACGACGTGGAGCTGAGTGGCCGATGACACGgcgattcttcttcttcttgttttttggtCAATTTGaaatctctatatatatacacagtaCAAACCTTCGAaggaaaggagaaaaataacAGGAGTAATCTCGTTAACTAACTAATAACCACCTCTTCTCTCCGGCTCTCCccttcccgcgccgccgccgccgccgcggaacgGCCTAGGGTTTCCCTGTACGGCGGCGGGGGGATggccggggcgccgccgccgccagcgcggtCGCTCGCCGACCTCGACGGAGACGTGCTGGCCCACTGCGCCCGCTCCCTCGTCGCCCGCGACGTCGCCAGCCTCGCCGTGGCCTGCCGCCcgctccgcgcctccgcctaCTGCGACGCCGTCTGGTACCGCCTCTTCAGGTAGGGTGCAACCGATCCCACCGCTCGTCCTTGTCTCTGTGGTTCCGGGGGGGATTGGGGGTTTATGCGTTGGGATTTTCATCCTCGCGTCTTGCGCTAGCTTCCGAGGGGGGCAAATACGAGGGTGTCAGTATGGAGCTATGTGTGTTTGTTTTAATGCGTTTGATCGGCGTAGTGATGTTTGAGTGGTTAGAGGTGTGATTTGGTGACCACGGACCAGAATTTGCGGAGCCTCCGGGgtaaaaattttgacaaaattttggaTGAGGGATTTTTCGGTAATGGTAGGGAATTCGATGCTTTTGTGGTGGTGAAGTGATAGAACCATTGGAATATTTGATTGGAGTGAAATCGGTGCATGTTGACAATGGTGAGCACTTCAAAATTAACGCTTGGAAGAACATCTGTAATCCATTGTGATGACAGTTGGTCTTAGGATTTAGGAAGAGACAAGCATGGAGCATTACAGCAATAATCAGGAAGATCAGTCGATGCATCGATTAAGTTGTGTGAACTTGCACATGGGCCCACTCTTGGCTGTGTGAGAGCAGAGAACGGATTGCACGGCCACTTCGGCGAGGCTATGACACCATTGTTGCTTTGGCGGCATGGTCGATTTGGAAAGAACGCAACAACAGAGTGTTCAACCAGAAGTTCAGGGGCTGGACGGAGGTAGCTAGAGGGACCGGCTGAGGAGGCGAGGCTTTGGCGTTTGGCCAACGTTGCGGTGCCGGCGCTGCGTCTGTAGTGCTAGGCCCCCTTAGGTCGCAAATTCTGTTATGAGATTAGGCCTTAGCTCCTTTGTTCCGGCTCTCTTGTCCCCTGCTGCTTTTTGTTTTTGGTTGTAAAGAACTGTTTTTCTCCTCTTAATACAAAAATACGCCTCTAGCGTATTCCCGAAAAAAAACTTGCACATGAGCGGTTCGGCCTTTCCATGGATTGCAGCAAGGCATACCTTGTAACTTCATCTCTTGTTTCGATTGTTGGaaacaaaaaaacaagattGTGATTCATACATCTGCATCTTATTTTGTATCAATGATGATTTTAGCCCCTATTGGATTAACGTGTTTTAGTTATTGTTTTCCCCCAACTAATTTGAAAATTGATTTGAGGACAGGGAATAGAGGTAGCATTGCTATCTTCCATGCTCCCAAGTTAGACAGATTAGAGTAACAACGATAGTATTGTTGGTTTTGTTAAGGTGTATTAAAGCTGTGTAACTTAGTATGTATGAAGTTGTTCTGTCCTTGGAGTCACTAAATTGCTTTCCTGTATGTGCACATCCAAATTTTTATGTGAAGATACATGTGACACAATAAAGGCAGGCAgcaaatgtgaaatatgtttATCCCTCCTGATGACGCTTTATGATGCTTATTTGTCTTCGCTGATGTTCACCCGTCAATTCCACATCTTCTAGTGAGTTGATTGAAGGGATCTAATCCTGGGTCTGAACTTAGAAATTATCGTAGTAACTCATAATCTAGTTGCAGACCACCAAATCCTTTTGAGTCTTTGAATAGAGACACACATTTTAATTGGACATTTATTCTGTCATGATATTTTGAATATTCAGGAACCAATGGCCATCTCAACAAGTACCTCGTGAAGCTTTGGGACTTCGAGAGCTATATATTCGCAGGCACACTGAAGTACATCAGATGAAATTTGTTGATCCCATTTCGGCTTTTTATTATCCAAATCCCACGGGAGTGACACCAAGCCATCTAATGCTGGATAGGAACTACATATGGTTATCTCAAGTAAGTAGAAATTCACCAAGATCTATTTGCCCCTTATTTTTTTGAGCATGTCTGTAGTTGTGCATTTTTGGTTGAGCACTGTTGCAGTATTGATTCTATATAAGAAGTCCATTTCTATGCAAAGCAACCTATCATCATGCAATTTGTTCTGCACAGGGTCTAATGGTCAGAAGATTGAGGGTTGATTGTCCAGAAATCGAATTAGTGGAAACCTACAAGTCTCATGGTGCAAGGATCACTTGTATGAGGTAACTCAAAAACACATAGCCACTGTTCTTTATTCAGGCACCTGTAGATTTTCTTATTGAGCATCATATGTAATGTTCAGCATATATTAATTTTTGCCCTGTGAGGAGAATCAGTGTCAAGGGTCGTAAAAAGCAATAAATGCTCCATAATCTTGCTTTACAAGTGTGTCCGTACAGTAGGACCTATCCCCATTTGCTGCTGTAGTTGAGCTTCATGAATCTTTACAGCCAATGTAATATCAAAACTCAAATGAACACTGATATTTCCATTATTATGTAAGACACGTCATGTATTGATGTCTCAAATGAACGCTGATATTTCCATTATTATGTAAGACATGCCATGTATTGATGTACAAGTTATGCACTTGTGCTCAGGTGAACTATTCCAGTGCTCCTTGTTTAGCACTTTAGCTAGCAATAATGTATGATCATGTTAGATTTTTAATGTATGGTAAATTTGCAAAGCTAGAAAAGAGTTCATTACCCCAAAACACAATACTTTCTACAGTCAATTTCTTCCCATGATTGCCACTTTATTGGTTGATATCACTCGAGTCCATCTGCTGCAAATTCCATGGATACTGCAGTGCCTGTATTGTGTTGGTATAATTCGTGCCTACAACTTTTCTCTTGTTATTTTGTTACAAAAAGATCTACATCTGACTAAATCTGACTTTTGCTTTAACTTTGCTTTCTTTTGGTAGGGAAACTACTGTTGTTCTATAATCAGTTTCAGTGCTAGATTGCATATTTGAATTTTGTGAGGCAAACTTCTAGTGCTTCGCCGTGATAACATCAATTTTGTACTTGCACAATCTTGAAGCGTTCTTTTGTTAGCTATGCAGATTATTCCCACTGATTTTTGTTCGTCTGCAGATTATTCCCACTGATTGATATCCCATTGTTTCGAGGTGATTCTCAAACAAATGAAAAGGCATTAGTCACTTCAAGTGCAGATAGGACAGTCCGTCTTTGTTGGAAGGTATGCTTGATAGCATTGAACAATAGAACTTTGTTAGCGTATAACCTGTTTAAATTGCTTACATGTGTTTTTTGTCCTAATCTTTATTGGATGCAAAAACTTATGGATGGTTTTCTAATGTTGTGATTTAGGGCCACTCACGGTGTTTTAGGGGCCATTCAGGGCCCGTGACTGCTCTGTCTGACAAATTGCTTGGTGATGGTGAATTTAAACTACTTGCAAGTGGAGGGGAAGACTGCACTGTTCGCCTCTGGTCTATGAGTACAAGAGGCAAAAATCACCCTCTAATATCAACATTTCATGGCCATGAAAAAGCACTGTCACTTCTATCTGTTGCCAGGTACATAGTGTCAAACCATCTAAACAAAACTCACTGCCATTCATTAACCATTTTCCCCTTTTACAAATTACAAGAGCATCCTTTTAAACTCATTGTGGCTTTTCAATGTTGTTGCCTTGAACCTCTATGCTTTGGTGCCAGAAAACCTTTATAAATGAAAACCTTTCTAGAGCCCCATTTTCTTCTATAGAACAATTCGTAAATTTTGGAATTTCTACTAGTTGATGTGGAAATTAGCAATAAATCTCTTATGAAGTGATTCTCATGGCAGTTACTTTTTGCATATTTTCCTCATGAACCTAATGAAACAAATTATTCAAGCCATGATAAGGTATCCTAGGTTACAATGCAGCAGCACAATCCCTCGTTTAAACCTAATATTTCTTCCTTGCATGTCAGGCACAAACCCTCCCTGCTGGTCAGCTGCTCCAAAGATTCAAAGGTATGTGGAATGTTTAGAaacatttttctttatttgtctGAATACTTAGAGAATTGTATGCTACACCTAAATTTGTAATGACCATCACTCCTGTTCAGCCATAGACACTACAGTCTCTAGTTAGTGCTGTTATATGTCAAtcataggggggggggggggggacatgGGGGCCTTATGGTTGgtaatgtttgatttttatcttggccttttcttttccatttgctCCCATTCTTGGCCCATTAAGCACAACTGGTACTACACAATTTCCTATTTTCCTTCATTGCAtccaagtaaaaaaatgaatgtaTTTTGGTGTTTTGTGTCACAGGTTAAACTTTGGGACACAATGGCACCACCTTCCTCTGGTTCATCATCGTGTGTTGGGAGTACTCACCTAAGCACAAACAGTGCACCAATTGCAGTGAAGTGCCATGAATCCCTTTGTTACATTGCTGCTGGGTCTGAAGTGACGACAATTGATTTGAGGACAATGAAGAAGGCTTCTGTTCTTGCGCTTCGTGACCATAGAATACTATCTTGTGAAATGCTGCCTTCGGAATGGTTAATCTGTACCGGCATAAAAAACAAGTAGGCCCAGAATATTTGTTCATCAATCAGTGGTTCTTCTTATGCTTCTAGCTACTGAtatatcatctttttttttatgtatcgAACAGGGCTCTTCTGTGGGACATACGCAAGTCTCAAGAACTCCCAAATATAGTGGCAGAATTGCAATCAGAATCAGACGAACCCGTGACATTTCTTCACTTGGATCCATACAAGGTGATAACTGGAGCACCATCAGATGGTCAGGTCCATGTCTGGGAAACACAGACGGGCCACTTTGCGAACACACTGAGCTGCGGTGAGCCTGCTAAATCGGCAGACAGAAGCACACTATCAGCCATGGCTGTGGACGGGTGTAGGATCGCCATGGCGGGGAGCTCCGCCGAAGTCGACATGGTTCACTACCGAGACTTTCTCATGTCATCTGTCCCTGTATCTTTACCTGGCAACAGCAAAGAGGTTTCCAGGTTCTGGGGGCCCCAAGAATACAGCGACgatgaggacgaggacgaggatgacagcgacgacgaggacgacagcGACGAAGAAGACCATGATCATGCTTGGCTCGTGGACTAAGTTTGCCTGTGGCACGGTTTGTTAGACAAATATTTGGTTGATCACTACAACTGGGACAAAGTCACGCTATTTTTGGCCAAAGCGTCCCATGGCATGATGGCCATTGATACTGTGATGTGCCATCCAACAAGCTCTCTCCAGTTTGGCTAACAGAGGCTATGATTTgcagagaagaaaaagaggTAGCATCCCATCTGGAAGATATTTTCGAGCAAGCTCTGTATCAAATAGTAGCATCTTTTGCCAAGTGGAGCCGCTCATGCTGGCATCACGCAGGACAGGAAAAACACATTGTGTAAGACGTTGGTGTGCACAAGGGGAGGAAGACTGGGCGTCGCATTACCGTGGGCGCCGCAGGTGTTAACCCATCATACCGCTGTGTGCTGTGTCAGTGCTTTGGACTTCGCAATCCTGGAGGCTGGAGGGAGATAATGGTACATATGGGTCCCCTTTATTTATGCTTTCAACTCCTATTTGATCTGCTTCGATATGTTAACAGCCAAGGTGCCCACAGATTCGAAATGTTGTGAGTTGTAGTTAAGGATGTCTGGCTTGTGGTTCTGTTGTTTGACAACTTAGGATTGATCAACTTAGATAAGTGTTTTTGTTTGTCGGGTTGCCGATGATCCTATCAGCAACGCTAGCTTAGGGTGGGTGTCACTAATTTATTTGGTGATGCCAGCTTATAAGATTTGTGAAAAGGAGCGAAGATTATGGTTGATACCTGTTCAAATACCTTTGTGTGTGGTGAAGTTTGTCAGCATCGTGGATGCATTTGTATGCTTGTATCTCTTGCGGTTTTTCAATATATGAGGTATCTTTGTTCTTTGTTGATAGGtcatgtcttctttttttttttttgtgcaacaATGAGGTTGTAATACTTTAATATAATCAACcttgttttgtaaaaaaagaacTTAGATAAGTGTCTTGGTTTGTTGTCAATACCTTTGACATGCCATATAATTCTACCTTAATTCTCTATCTGTCATGGGCACAATTCATTTCTACGGTTTGTCTGGCGCATGATTCCTTTACGAAAAATTGTGACATGCATGTCACACTTCAGCGGAAAAAGCTTGACAAGTAGTGGCATACATACCTTAGGCGTGTACAAATATATAAACGATTCAAATGTGAGAGTAGATGTACACAAAATTCTTCAAATATCACCATCCCTCGGATCATCATCAGATGAACAGGATGGCCCTATTCAGAACCAGAAGGAATCTCTGCAGAAACAAAACAACAGGTGGTAGACCTATGGTGTACATCATCTGTCTGTTTGCAGCAAACATTCAGACTGGTTCTTGCATAGTTGCACATTGCAAATGACAAATTAGGCATGGAACCAAAGAGTAGAAAGGGCAGGAGGGTTCCTCCTGCAAAAAGCTTCATAGGCTGTTTGCTTCAGCCCACAGGAATGCTGATGTGATGGTCCCTGGTTTTTGGTCTTTTAATCTGACTTGCACTTAAGCTAACTAGTAGTATTAGTATAAGTATAAAcatagagattttttttcctttttcaaaagCACCAGCTTCTCCTGGCTTGTGTGCAGACTGGTAAACAACAATAACAAAATGTGGACGGCTAAAGCAAACTTTTTGTTGGAAGGCTCACTTTTTTCTGCTGCTAATTTCGATATGATGGAATGCCATTTTCTCACATATAAAAAAGCAGAGAAAAAGCGACATATATTATAGATTATACCAGCGTGTATCGTCATCACTATGTATGCTTACATGGATTTAGTAGGAACATACTGAATTACTTAGATTATCCAAAATATTGTGGTGATTTTAAATGTCCAAACAATGTTCAACATGTACATGGAAAATCatgaacatgtttttttaagtgATAATGGGGACGAAAAAACGCGaagggtcttccggctagctccacaggTGGTGGGTTAGCCGTTTTGGGTTCAAAGTATCACCCCTTCTATTTCtttgatattagatcattccttaatatttatgtttttaagTGATATTGGGGACGAAATGGAGACATCCATCTGAATTTGTATTACTTCAAAGGTGCTTATAGGGAGCAACTTTAATAAATACGCCTAAaggataattagaatttagcaGGGATACATATGAGGTGTCACATCGAGGTCAAAACACGTAAAATTTGCAATACatacataattattatttaggCGGAGAGTTAGACTAATAAACCTTACCTTTAATAATAGTTTGAGATATCGATGAGCAATACAGCCAATACTCCATCGGGTACTTCCATATCAAAAGTcgttttatatatgtttttcttgagtcaaacattttcaaatttactcatgttatagaaaaaaaatatcaatcttcctaataaaaaacaaatacacTATAAAATAcccacaaaaatatatttagtgaTAAGTTTAATAATgtaactaatttgatattaacCTTGTTTGTACAGTTTTGCTATGGCTATAGCTGTATCAACAGTAACTAGAGCTTTGGTACGCTTGTTTCAGTGCTATAGCTGTTGGCAGTGTTGTAGCTGCAGAACTACAACAATAGGACCCGAGCACGCATATTATAGATGTTGTTATATAATCCCTCTATTTCAAAGCAAAGACAATCATTTTTGAGCTAAAGACTaaaaaacaattattatttagattatcctaataaatatagtGTATGTgtccaataaaattagagatttttagggtgaaggattttaaaaataacaCAAACAGTTACTCTCTTAGTAAAACACCAACCTCGtactcacatttttttttttgactgaaaggAGTATGttttagtatattttaaaaGGAAGGGTGTATTTTATATaatcttaatcaaacttaaaatgtCGTGTAATACAGAACAATGGGGGTACTAAATGGGGGTAGTATTGAGATGATGGCGATCTCAAATTACAAACGAATTCTTGAATTGAATAGTTTGAGAAACGTTtttgttaaaaagaaaaaaaaaacaccacctcAGTTCCAAGCCTCGTGCCAATAAAATACAAGCCATCTCGAGTATAAAAAATCACCCGCATCCTCCTCATTATTCCGACGAGGAAGAACCCAAgaacgaagaagaagaagaggaagacggGAAGCTCGGGGCGCGGCCATTCTCCGATCCCCAGCTCGCCTTCCAAGCCGCCGCATTCCCCCGCCGTTGATGCGGGTGGAGGCCGGGGGCCTCCCGGAGCTTGGGTCGGGGGCGAGGGACcccgccggcgcgcggcggcagcggcggcggcgtcagcagcggaggccggcgatgccgtcggcgggggcggcggcgcag
Proteins encoded in this window:
- the LOC127760226 gene encoding uncharacterized protein LOC127760226, producing MAGAPPPPARSLADLDGDVLAHCARSLVARDVASLAVACRPLRASAYCDAVWYRLFRNQWPSQQVPREALGLRELYIRRHTEVHQMKFVDPISAFYYPNPTGVTPSHLMLDRNYIWLSQGLMVRRLRVDCPEIELVETYKSHGARITCMRLFPLIDIPLFRGDSQTNEKALVTSSADRTVRLCWKGHSRCFRGHSGPVTALSDKLLGDGEFKLLASGGEDCTVRLWSMSTRGKNHPLISTFHGHEKALSLLSVARHKPSLLVSCSKDSKVKLWDTMAPPSSGSSSCVGSTHLSTNSAPIAVKCHESLCYIAAGSEVTTIDLRTMKKASVLALRDHRILSCEMLPSEWLICTGIKNKALLWDIRKSQELPNIVAELQSESDEPVTFLHLDPYKVITGAPSDGQVHVWETQTGHFANTLSCGEPAKSADRSTLSAMAVDGCRIAMAGSSAEVDMVHYRDFLMSSVPVSLPGNSKEVSRFWGPQEYSDDEDEDEDDSDDEDDSDEEDHDHAWLVD
- the LOC127753433 gene encoding L10-interacting MYB domain-containing protein-like, whose product is MAILFGSEKLLPAGGGDEQQQMSNRRNYEQQGHSSQSQGVSNVEADISTSQLSQQTGTIRACSRAKWSHQMKLFLIQQLKDHDVPGFRTHNAWSKDAWTSIVSQLNCKFGVSLTVNQVKQKEQDLKKDYRSVKDLVTESGFGWDNERMMVDAPDSVWDTFAARKKSKDALQWRDKSFPYYDELAALYDGRYAEGRTRRGMDYYASKAHNAFISVDEKKEEIDRFAAIEEKKLEDPYSINKCITALEGLDGLQTSDILMASDIFQSKDNREIFLSYSSDALRLAWITREIARTNPNYQL